The Streptomyces tendae genome has a window encoding:
- a CDS encoding sensor histidine kinase: MKRNDDRLVPVLLLCAQALVWPGAALVRGAIPSASALLVAALVAASVTGVLTLRRSRPVAALVVVAAACALGAGPLPAGATAVLGTAGVALALWAVATGRDTFTTLLCGTSLAVWQLLYGLTLHRLSDRDGLDLVLTALLYATTCGAGLLTRRARRTRQASEHLLRRAESERHRLPAVERRRMERELHDVSAHHLTAVVVTAGAALGLRETRPELADEALRFAVETGHEVTRALGAVRAPAPSAADLPSPEERLLGLVAGFRRIGQPVDCETDPLPEGAVADAVYGIVREGLTNGARYAPGAPTRVRCRYGDDRTDVVVTSGAPLPGTPAHGADLGGGRGQGILRSRAREAGGTLTTGPTADGGWEVRAVLPGRTAGPADRPGARGYRVAQVTAAAGLVLQPLLPVVAIRAEDTSTGSSVSAGVLFALLAAGQAVTLLWLRRAPRTAYGALAVLALLWPVAAAAGDYTGPVLLPPALSMLATCVALASDGPLRSGGGWSRSSRAPFGAPVGQPPRGAANCADGSAAALSSSRELLRGRSRCTLLPSPLPCRTGEPGCPPGRSSSWPSRGRSRCCPPPTASARCADAASRTPAPRGTAASAR, from the coding sequence ATGAAACGCAACGACGACCGGCTGGTACCGGTCCTGCTGCTGTGCGCCCAGGCCCTGGTGTGGCCGGGGGCGGCACTGGTGCGCGGCGCCATCCCGTCCGCGTCCGCCCTGCTCGTGGCGGCCCTCGTCGCCGCTTCCGTCACCGGCGTGCTCACGCTGCGCCGCAGCCGGCCGGTGGCCGCGCTCGTGGTGGTGGCCGCCGCCTGCGCGCTCGGCGCCGGCCCGCTGCCCGCCGGGGCCACGGCGGTGCTCGGGACCGCCGGTGTCGCGCTCGCCCTGTGGGCGGTGGCGACCGGGCGCGACACCTTCACCACCCTGCTGTGCGGCACGTCCCTCGCCGTCTGGCAGCTGCTGTACGGCCTCACCCTGCACCGGCTGAGCGACCGGGACGGACTCGACCTCGTCCTCACCGCCCTGCTGTACGCCACCACGTGCGGCGCCGGTCTGCTCACCCGCCGCGCCCGTCGTACCCGCCAGGCGTCCGAACACCTGCTGCGCCGCGCCGAGTCCGAGCGCCACCGGCTCCCGGCCGTTGAACGCCGCCGTATGGAACGGGAGTTGCACGACGTCAGCGCCCACCACCTGACGGCCGTGGTGGTCACCGCCGGCGCCGCCCTGGGCCTGCGCGAGACCCGTCCCGAACTCGCCGACGAGGCACTGCGGTTCGCCGTGGAAACCGGTCACGAGGTCACTCGGGCGCTCGGCGCGGTGCGGGCCCCCGCCCCCTCGGCCGCCGATCTGCCGTCACCCGAGGAACGGCTGCTCGGCCTGGTCGCCGGGTTCCGGCGGATCGGCCAGCCGGTCGACTGCGAGACCGACCCCCTGCCGGAGGGCGCCGTCGCGGACGCGGTGTACGGCATCGTGCGCGAGGGCCTCACCAACGGGGCGCGGTACGCGCCCGGCGCGCCGACGCGGGTGCGCTGCCGGTACGGCGACGACCGCACGGACGTCGTGGTCACCAGCGGTGCCCCGCTGCCCGGCACCCCGGCGCACGGCGCGGACCTCGGCGGCGGACGCGGCCAGGGCATCCTGCGCTCCCGTGCCCGGGAGGCCGGCGGCACCCTGACCACCGGCCCGACGGCGGACGGCGGCTGGGAGGTGCGGGCGGTCCTGCCCGGCCGGACCGCCGGGCCCGCCGACCGGCCGGGCGCGCGCGGCTACCGCGTGGCCCAGGTGACGGCCGCGGCCGGACTCGTCCTGCAGCCGCTGCTGCCGGTGGTGGCGATCCGGGCGGAGGACACCTCTACGGGGTCGTCCGTGTCGGCGGGCGTGCTGTTCGCGCTGCTCGCGGCGGGGCAGGCGGTCACGCTCCTGTGGCTGCGGCGGGCCCCGCGCACGGCGTACGGCGCTCTCGCGGTGCTGGCCCTGCTGTGGCCGGTGGCGGCGGCCGCCGGTGACTACACCGGTCCGGTCCTGCTGCCGCCCGCGCTGAGCATGCTGGCCACCTGCGTGGCGCTCGCGTCGGACGGTCCGCTGCGGTCCGGTGGGGGCTGGTCGCGCAGTTCCCGCGCGCCCTTCGGGGCGCCGGTCGGACAGCCACCCCGGGGCGCGGCGAACTGCGCGGACGGCTCCGCGGCTGCCCTCTCATCCTCCCGCGAACTCTTGCGGGGGCGATCGCGGTGCACACTGCTGCCGTCACCGCTGCCGTGTCGGACCGGGGAACCGGGGTGCCCGCCTGGGCGGTCGTCGTCGTGGCCCTCGCGGGGACGGTCCCGGTGCTGTCCGCCGCCCACCGCGTCGGCACGCTGCGCGGACGCCGCCTCCAGGACGCCCGCACCGCGCGGGACGGCCGCCTCGGCGCGCTGA
- a CDS encoding response regulator, translating to MSLKVLVADDQGIVRAGFAAVIDAEPDLTVVGEAADGAAAVRLAGQLAPDVVVMDVRMPELDGIAATRIITGRPDAPRVLVLTTFDLDAYVFDALRAGASGFLLKDVYAAELLRGIRVVAAGESVLAPSATRRLIGHYAAAGAAPGAAGRIRELSGLTDREHGVLTLVAAGLTNAEIAEQLGITVGTVKSHVNALLRKLGLRDRVQATILAYDLGLARPNPPGTAV from the coding sequence ATGAGCCTCAAGGTGCTGGTCGCCGACGACCAGGGCATCGTGCGCGCGGGATTCGCCGCCGTGATCGACGCCGAGCCGGACCTGACGGTCGTCGGTGAGGCCGCCGACGGGGCCGCGGCGGTGCGGCTCGCCGGACAACTGGCGCCGGACGTCGTCGTGATGGACGTACGGATGCCCGAACTGGACGGCATCGCCGCGACCCGGATCATCACCGGCCGCCCGGACGCGCCCAGGGTCCTGGTGCTGACCACCTTCGACCTCGACGCCTACGTCTTCGACGCCCTGCGGGCGGGCGCCTCCGGCTTCCTGCTCAAGGACGTGTACGCCGCCGAACTGCTGCGCGGGATCCGGGTGGTGGCGGCGGGCGAGAGCGTCCTCGCGCCCTCGGCGACCCGCCGGCTCATCGGCCATTACGCGGCCGCGGGCGCCGCCCCGGGGGCGGCCGGGCGGATCCGTGAGCTGTCCGGTCTGACCGACCGCGAGCACGGCGTCCTGACCCTGGTCGCCGCCGGACTGACCAACGCGGAGATCGCCGAGCAGCTCGGCATCACCGTCGGCACGGTGAAGTCCCACGTCAACGCGTTGCTGCGGAAGCTGGGGCTGCGGGACCGGGTGCAGGCGACGATCCTCGCCTACGACCTTGGCCTCGCCCGCCCGAACCCTCCCGGCACCGCGGTGTGA
- a CDS encoding SCO4225 family membrane protein — protein MTGRTDRTLLGRLRHLYGDVFALLYLAVCAGLTVWAFAVSAGENEDASFAGVIPVLATAPASLVLLALPGGGIASFLLAVVVGALVNAAVIGWCSRRLRRGPAH, from the coding sequence ATGACCGGACGAACCGACCGTACTCTTCTCGGCCGCCTGCGCCACCTCTACGGCGACGTCTTCGCCCTCCTGTACCTCGCGGTCTGCGCGGGCCTCACCGTGTGGGCGTTCGCGGTGAGTGCCGGCGAGAACGAGGACGCGTCCTTCGCGGGCGTCATACCGGTGCTCGCCACCGCCCCGGCCAGTCTGGTCCTGCTGGCCCTGCCGGGAGGCGGCATCGCGTCCTTCCTCCTGGCGGTCGTCGTCGGCGCGCTGGTCAACGCAGCCGTCATCGGCTGGTGCTCGCGCCGCCTGCGCCGGGGCCCGGCGCACTGA
- a CDS encoding SpoIIE family protein phosphatase — protein sequence MTDGPVDDAAVLDALFAGSPQGLFLLDGDRKVTRYNPSARGVRALPAEAVLGHYVEDFAPDLGTHEIAHLIDEVLTTGEPLRNRLIRGRSPSEPHRTLAVQVSLFPLRDGPGLVGVVEDVTERQAAADRLAVLSTVHRTLGATLDVQASADALVAALVPAFADAAAVDLLDDDPAGAEPPSGPLPTSVPLRRVAFAAPDGVRPLRRTGDSRPFPYPTPYTQALNDSHARLVQVTPDDPWLKTDPDGFAPLLGRTVHSMIVAPLTARDGVLGLLTLYRSRVDAFEEDDLDVARQAAATAASHLDNARRYRREHAVASALQRRLQPGATPRLSAVETANVYLPEGAGGAWFDVIPLSGARVALVVGDVAGHGIEAAATMGQLRVALRTLALQDLETDEVLTHLDEVAGQLTSVDAREAHPYLATCAVTVYDPVSRQCTMMRAGHPAPVLVDPDGAPLAVDVPLGPSLGAEGGAAFQPAVVQLPPGSLIALCTNGLLGAEGDREGDGETTAVHRLEHVLATPSRPLQELCDTAVYRMAPSRYDDAVLLLARTDSLPPQRVADWTLPADASVVGTARRLVGQQLTAWDLADRAFTTELIISELVTNAILYGEGPVRLRLIHDQERLLAEVTDANSASPHLRHARAGDEGGRGLYIVMRLSAHWGVRHGRRDKTIWSEQRLGEEPADLLAAVDAFDTAGV from the coding sequence GTGACGGACGGTCCCGTCGACGACGCCGCGGTGCTGGACGCGCTGTTCGCCGGCTCGCCCCAGGGCTTGTTCCTGCTCGACGGCGACCGCAAGGTCACCCGCTACAACCCCTCGGCGCGCGGGGTGCGCGCCCTGCCCGCCGAGGCGGTCCTCGGCCACTACGTGGAGGACTTCGCCCCCGACCTCGGCACCCACGAGATCGCCCACCTGATCGACGAGGTGCTCACCACCGGCGAGCCACTGCGGAACCGCCTCATCCGCGGACGGTCGCCGTCCGAGCCGCACCGCACGCTCGCCGTACAGGTGTCGCTGTTCCCGCTGCGGGACGGCCCCGGACTGGTGGGCGTGGTGGAGGACGTGACCGAGCGGCAGGCCGCGGCGGACCGCCTCGCCGTCCTCAGCACGGTGCACCGCACGCTCGGTGCCACGCTCGACGTGCAGGCCTCGGCGGACGCCCTGGTCGCCGCGCTGGTGCCCGCCTTCGCCGACGCGGCCGCCGTCGACCTGCTGGACGACGACCCCGCCGGGGCCGAGCCGCCGTCCGGGCCGCTGCCGACGTCCGTCCCCCTGCGCCGGGTGGCCTTCGCCGCCCCCGACGGCGTGCGGCCGTTGCGGAGGACCGGTGACAGCCGCCCCTTCCCCTACCCGACGCCGTACACCCAGGCGCTCAACGACTCCCACGCGCGCCTGGTGCAGGTCACGCCGGACGACCCGTGGCTGAAGACGGACCCGGACGGCTTCGCCCCGCTGCTGGGACGCACGGTCCACTCCATGATCGTCGCGCCGCTCACCGCACGGGACGGGGTGCTGGGGCTGCTGACGCTGTACCGCAGCCGGGTGGACGCCTTCGAGGAGGACGACCTGGACGTGGCCCGGCAGGCGGCCGCCACCGCGGCCTCGCACCTGGACAACGCGCGCCGCTACCGCCGCGAGCACGCGGTGGCCTCCGCGCTCCAGCGCCGGCTGCAGCCGGGGGCCACCCCGCGTCTGTCGGCCGTGGAGACCGCGAACGTGTATCTGCCGGAGGGCGCGGGCGGGGCGTGGTTCGACGTCATCCCGCTCTCCGGTGCCCGGGTGGCGCTGGTGGTGGGGGACGTCGCCGGTCACGGCATCGAGGCGGCGGCCACGATGGGCCAGCTCCGGGTCGCGCTGCGCACCCTGGCGCTGCAAGACCTGGAGACCGACGAGGTGCTGACCCACCTGGACGAGGTCGCGGGACAGCTCACGTCCGTCGACGCCAGGGAGGCGCACCCCTACCTGGCGACCTGCGCCGTCACCGTCTACGACCCGGTCTCCCGGCAGTGCACCATGATGCGGGCCGGCCACCCGGCGCCGGTCCTCGTCGACCCGGACGGGGCACCGCTCGCCGTGGACGTCCCGCTCGGACCGTCCCTGGGGGCGGAGGGCGGGGCGGCGTTCCAGCCCGCCGTGGTGCAGCTTCCGCCGGGCAGCCTGATCGCGCTCTGCACCAACGGGCTCCTCGGCGCCGAGGGCGACCGCGAGGGGGACGGCGAGACAACCGCCGTGCACCGCCTGGAACACGTGCTCGCGACTCCGTCCCGGCCCCTCCAGGAACTGTGCGACACCGCCGTCTACCGCATGGCGCCCTCCCGGTACGACGACGCCGTGCTGCTGCTCGCGCGCACCGACTCCCTGCCACCGCAGCGGGTCGCGGACTGGACGCTGCCCGCGGACGCCTCCGTGGTCGGCACGGCCCGCCGGCTGGTCGGCCAGCAGCTCACCGCCTGGGACCTCGCCGACCGCGCCTTCACCACGGAGCTGATCATCAGCGAGCTGGTCACCAACGCCATCCTCTACGGCGAGGGGCCCGTCCGGCTTCGGCTCATCCACGACCAGGAGCGCCTGCTGGCGGAGGTGACCGACGCCAACAGCGCCAGCCCCCACCTGCGGCACGCGCGGGCGGGGGACGAGGGCGGGCGGGGTCTGTACATCGTGATGCGGCTCAGCGCCCACTGGGGCGTGCGGCACGGCCGCCGGGACAAGACCATCTGGTCCGAGCAGCGGCTCGGCGAGGAGCCGGCGGACCTCCTGGCCGCGGTGGACGCCTTCGACACGGCCGGGGTGTGA
- a CDS encoding SpoIIE family protein phosphatase — MRDTGAHVGGLYLLAAQERALRLAVLSGVPWDVALPWARVGLGYHSPVADALREDRLVWLGGPEEVARRYPQLAVVLPYPFMLAASAVTADDTVWGGLVLQWPGSRPPELSGAERDTIDALCRRLGGLLSTAADRDAPVLPGGAPRLTPPPDVLTGEPRDPAVAFAERLPGGCCSLNADGRIVFVTDTAARLLGAAPSELLGVRPWEALPWLNTPVAQDNYRAAVFSRRATSFTALHPPGRWLSFRLYPDGTGISVRIASVAAPGVPDPGPSPAPEPVAADRSAGVYHLMHLAATLSEAVGVGDVVDRVAGLVLPATGAQALILMTSEEGRLRIIGHRGYTEDLMGHFDGVPLTADTPAAQCLATGTPGFFSAFSDLRRAHPTAIRVDDMAAWCFLPLLASGRPVGTLVLAYDRRHTFAPAERALFTSLAGLVAQALDRACLYDDNRRLAHSLQAGLLPHALPRLAGLEVAARYLPAGRGTGVGGDLYDLIRLDDTNAAAAIGDVQGHSVQAATLMGQVRTAVHATAGAPPGEVLARANRLLTDLDPGLFTSCLYVHLDLARHRARLACAGHPPPVLRHPDGRTEVVDVPSNLLLGIDADADYECAGIALPPGSVLVLYTDGLVEVPGVDLGDAVHGLADRLALAGDLDAEALADVLVHDVRHRAHRGDDVALLVLCAR; from the coding sequence ATGCGGGACACCGGGGCCCACGTCGGCGGCCTGTACCTGTTGGCCGCCCAGGAGCGGGCGCTGCGGCTGGCGGTGCTGAGCGGTGTCCCGTGGGACGTCGCCCTGCCGTGGGCCAGGGTCGGGCTCGGCTACCACTCCCCGGTCGCCGACGCGCTGCGCGAGGACCGGCTGGTGTGGCTCGGCGGGCCGGAGGAGGTGGCGCGCCGGTATCCGCAGCTGGCCGTCGTGCTGCCGTACCCGTTCATGCTGGCCGCGTCCGCGGTCACGGCCGACGACACGGTGTGGGGCGGGCTCGTGCTCCAGTGGCCCGGCTCGCGCCCTCCGGAGCTGAGCGGCGCGGAACGGGACACGATCGACGCCCTGTGCCGACGCCTCGGCGGACTGCTCAGCACCGCCGCCGACCGTGACGCCCCGGTGCTGCCCGGCGGCGCCCCGCGGCTGACGCCCCCGCCGGACGTGCTCACCGGTGAGCCCCGGGATCCCGCGGTCGCCTTCGCCGAACGCCTGCCCGGCGGGTGCTGCTCGCTCAACGCCGACGGCCGGATCGTCTTCGTCACCGACACCGCCGCCCGGCTCCTCGGCGCCGCGCCGTCCGAGCTGCTGGGCGTCCGGCCGTGGGAGGCGCTGCCGTGGCTGAACACCCCGGTCGCGCAGGACAACTACCGGGCCGCGGTGTTCAGCCGGCGTGCCACGTCGTTCACCGCGCTGCACCCGCCGGGCCGGTGGCTGTCCTTCCGGCTCTACCCGGACGGCACGGGCATCAGCGTGCGCATCGCGTCCGTCGCCGCGCCGGGCGTACCGGACCCGGGACCGTCCCCGGCCCCCGAACCCGTCGCCGCCGACCGGTCCGCGGGCGTGTACCACCTGATGCACCTGGCGGCGACCCTCTCCGAGGCGGTGGGGGTGGGGGACGTCGTCGACCGGGTCGCCGGCCTGGTGCTGCCCGCCACCGGGGCCCAGGCGCTGATCCTGATGACGAGCGAGGAGGGCCGGCTGCGGATCATCGGCCACCGTGGCTACACGGAGGACCTGATGGGCCACTTCGACGGGGTGCCGCTGACCGCGGACACCCCCGCGGCGCAGTGCCTGGCCACCGGCACGCCCGGCTTCTTCTCCGCCTTCTCCGACCTGCGGCGCGCCCATCCCACCGCGATCCGCGTGGACGACATGGCCGCCTGGTGCTTCCTGCCGCTGCTCGCCTCCGGACGCCCCGTCGGCACCCTCGTCCTCGCCTACGACCGCCGGCACACCTTCGCCCCCGCCGAACGCGCGCTGTTCACCTCCCTCGCCGGTCTCGTCGCCCAGGCCCTGGACCGCGCCTGCCTCTACGACGACAACCGCCGCCTCGCCCACAGCCTGCAGGCCGGGCTGCTGCCGCACGCCCTGCCGCGGCTGGCTGGGCTCGAGGTCGCCGCCCGCTACCTCCCCGCGGGCCGCGGCACCGGTGTCGGCGGCGACCTGTACGACCTGATCCGCCTCGACGACACCAACGCCGCGGCCGCCATCGGCGACGTGCAGGGGCACAGCGTGCAGGCGGCCACGCTGATGGGGCAGGTGCGCACCGCGGTGCACGCCACGGCCGGGGCGCCGCCCGGGGAGGTGCTCGCCCGCGCCAACCGGCTGCTGACCGACCTCGACCCGGGCCTGTTCACCAGTTGCCTGTACGTGCACCTGGACCTGGCGCGCCACCGGGCGCGGCTGGCCTGCGCGGGCCATCCGCCGCCGGTGCTGCGGCATCCCGACGGGCGCACCGAGGTGGTCGACGTGCCGTCCAACCTGCTGCTCGGCATCGACGCCGACGCCGACTACGAGTGCGCCGGCATCGCCCTGCCGCCCGGGTCCGTGCTGGTCCTCTACACCGACGGTCTGGTCGAGGTACCCGGCGTGGATCTCGGCGACGCCGTCCACGGACTCGCCGACCGGCTGGCCCTCGCCGGCGACCTGGACGCCGAGGCCCTCGCCGACGTGCTGGTCCACGACGTACGGCACCGCGCGCACCGCGGTGACGACGTGGCGTTGCTGGTCCTGTGCGCCCGGTAG
- a CDS encoding SigE family RNA polymerase sigma factor, translating into MPQYETSAPFPANPDFAAYAGAAWGRLVRTALLLTGDFHEAEDLVQTTLAKVYARWGRIPADDVDFYVRRSLVNNNISRTRRRRVTHLLMPFLPERVHQEDHGHAESVEHRAAITEALGTLSTRQRTVLVLRYWEDLPETAIAEVLNCSPGTVKTHARRGLEALRSHPAFAAAERSHPLPGARS; encoded by the coding sequence GTGCCGCAGTACGAGACATCAGCACCCTTCCCGGCGAACCCGGACTTCGCCGCCTACGCGGGTGCCGCCTGGGGCCGTCTGGTGCGGACCGCCCTCCTGCTCACGGGGGACTTCCACGAAGCCGAGGATCTCGTGCAGACCACGCTGGCCAAGGTGTACGCCCGGTGGGGACGCATCCCCGCCGACGACGTCGACTTCTACGTACGGCGCTCACTGGTCAACAACAACATCAGCCGCACCCGCAGACGACGGGTCACGCATCTGCTGATGCCGTTCCTGCCGGAGCGGGTGCACCAGGAGGACCACGGCCACGCCGAGTCCGTGGAGCACCGCGCCGCGATCACCGAGGCACTCGGCACGCTCTCCACCCGCCAGCGGACGGTGCTGGTGCTGCGCTACTGGGAGGACCTGCCCGAGACCGCCATCGCCGAGGTGCTCAACTGCTCGCCCGGCACGGTGAAGACGCATGCCCGGCGCGGTCTCGAGGCCCTGCGCTCCCATCCCGCGTTCGCCGCCGCCGAGCGCTCGCATCCTCTTCCCGGAGCCCGTTCATGA
- a CDS encoding TerD family protein: protein MITLTKEDGPADLDGVTHLSIGVSWDPTAGSSGGVLGKLRRKTGTDLDLIAVAMSGGDPVRLAGLDSLDPMGNGSLLHSGDNQTGHGDGDDETVTVEFSRLPGAITAVVFVAAAYKKGSSFQKARNISFKVYDATGGSTQQVADIWPSMLSQDNGCAVAKAVRVGNSWKLQVINETGKIKQGDEHALMRFAVSK from the coding sequence ATGATCACGCTGACCAAGGAAGACGGCCCCGCGGACCTGGACGGGGTCACGCACCTGTCCATCGGCGTCTCCTGGGACCCGACCGCCGGCAGCAGCGGCGGAGTGCTCGGCAAGCTGCGCCGCAAGACCGGTACGGACCTGGACCTGATCGCGGTCGCCATGTCGGGCGGCGACCCGGTGCGCCTCGCGGGCCTGGACTCGCTCGACCCGATGGGCAACGGCTCCCTTCTGCACAGCGGTGACAACCAGACCGGCCACGGGGACGGGGACGACGAGACGGTGACCGTCGAGTTCTCCCGGCTGCCCGGCGCCATCACGGCGGTCGTGTTCGTCGCCGCGGCCTACAAGAAGGGCAGCTCCTTCCAGAAGGCCCGCAACATCAGCTTCAAGGTCTACGACGCGACCGGCGGCAGTACCCAGCAGGTGGCCGACATCTGGCCGAGCATGCTCAGCCAGGACAACGGCTGCGCCGTGGCCAAGGCCGTGCGCGTGGGCAACAGCTGGAAGCTCCAGGTGATCAACGAGACCGGCAAGATCAAGCAGGGTGACGAGCACGCTCTGATGCGGTTCGCCGTCAGCAAGTAG
- a CDS encoding polysaccharide deacetylase family protein: protein MARHGGGRSWYGKVAGAALGVTMLAVGASVYTAQADVVGGATPQASAPAKPGGEARRVSATIVHASDAGPRGVNITIDDGPDPRWTPEVLDLLREHEVKATFCLTGVQARTHPDLVKDIVAAGHRLCDHSVSHDTAMDQKSEAYQSKEILDAERMITEASGGVRPLYYRAPGGAFTPHSRQVAASRGMRPLGWNVDTKDFEQPGADAIVATVQQELSNGPTILFHDAGGDREQTVEALRRVLPWLKEEGYSFGFPVR, encoded by the coding sequence ATGGCGCGGCACGGCGGTGGACGGAGCTGGTACGGCAAGGTGGCCGGGGCGGCACTCGGTGTGACGATGCTGGCCGTCGGCGCCTCGGTGTACACCGCGCAGGCCGACGTCGTGGGCGGCGCGACACCGCAGGCGTCCGCGCCCGCGAAGCCGGGCGGAGAGGCCCGGCGGGTCTCGGCGACGATCGTGCACGCCTCCGACGCGGGTCCGCGCGGCGTCAACATCACCATCGACGACGGCCCCGACCCCCGCTGGACGCCCGAGGTGCTCGATCTGCTGCGCGAGCACGAGGTGAAGGCCACCTTCTGCCTGACCGGCGTCCAGGCACGGACCCACCCGGACCTGGTGAAGGACATCGTCGCGGCCGGCCACCGGCTGTGCGACCACTCCGTCTCGCACGACACCGCCATGGACCAAAAGTCCGAGGCCTACCAGTCGAAGGAGATCCTCGACGCCGAACGCATGATCACCGAGGCGTCCGGAGGCGTACGGCCCCTCTACTACCGCGCGCCCGGCGGCGCGTTCACCCCGCACAGCCGCCAGGTGGCCGCCTCCCGGGGCATGCGCCCGCTGGGCTGGAACGTCGACACCAAGGACTTCGAGCAGCCGGGCGCGGACGCCATCGTCGCCACCGTGCAGCAGGAGCTGTCCAACGGGCCGACCATCCTCTTCCACGACGCCGGCGGCGACCGCGAGCAGACCGTCGAGGCCCTGCGCCGCGTGCTGCCCTGGCTGAAGGAAGAGGGCTACTCCTTCGGCTTCCCGGTGCGCTGA
- a CDS encoding CsbD family protein → MSAGEKAKAKTEQAQGKAKEALGSAVGNDRMAAEGQATKSKGDAREAKEKTKDTFKH, encoded by the coding sequence ATGAGTGCCGGTGAGAAGGCCAAGGCGAAGACCGAGCAGGCGCAGGGCAAGGCCAAGGAGGCCCTGGGCAGCGCCGTCGGCAACGACCGCATGGCCGCCGAGGGCCAGGCCACGAAGAGCAAGGGCGACGCCCGCGAGGCCAAGGAGAAGACGAAGGACACCTTCAAGCACTGA
- a CDS encoding translation initiation factor IF-2: MRRLLLLAPVLVALAGCGVIQSSEGEATDSAREVATRAGQRLASQLPRTADEVGYSASYLDGVEVLRVEGDSTHEGDGVEVIVRTSGSAYNGWFDVEQVTVRRCFSLRVSPRAEWGEEARDVDCPEGPPLRFPPPPEPPRVPSEALEAELPRVPAGGRVDEAEVRRVLAALDMDPEITTEVKTEDGSVGILLSPPSSRYEPVDCVLAVVGPGRTNVWMPSRIQRMPGEGGCSVDNALHPLPPPH, translated from the coding sequence ATGCGTCGACTTCTGCTGCTCGCACCGGTGTTGGTGGCCCTCGCCGGCTGCGGGGTGATCCAGTCCTCCGAGGGCGAGGCCACCGACTCCGCGCGGGAGGTGGCGACGAGGGCCGGCCAGCGGCTCGCCAGTCAACTCCCGCGCACGGCCGACGAGGTGGGCTACTCGGCGTCGTACCTGGACGGGGTGGAGGTCCTGCGGGTCGAGGGCGACTCCACGCACGAGGGCGACGGTGTCGAGGTGATCGTCCGCACGTCCGGCTCGGCGTACAACGGCTGGTTCGACGTCGAGCAGGTGACCGTGCGGCGCTGCTTCTCCCTACGGGTGTCCCCGAGGGCGGAGTGGGGCGAGGAGGCCCGGGACGTCGACTGCCCCGAGGGCCCGCCCCTCCGCTTCCCCCCGCCGCCCGAACCGCCCCGGGTGCCGTCCGAGGCGCTCGAGGCGGAGCTGCCCCGCGTCCCGGCGGGCGGCCGCGTGGACGAGGCCGAGGTGCGCCGGGTGCTCGCCGCACTGGACATGGATCCGGAGATCACCACAGAAGTGAAGACGGAGGACGGAAGCGTCGGCATCCTCCTGTCCCCGCCGTCCTCCCGCTACGAGCCGGTGGACTGCGTCCTGGCCGTCGTCGGCCCCGGCAGGACGAACGTCTGGATGCCCTCCCGCATCCAGCGCATGCCCGGCGAAGGCGGCTGCTCCGTCGACAACGCCCTGCACCCCCTGCCCCCGCCGCACTGA
- a CDS encoding DM13 domain-containing protein: MGRVRDGLFRPWTAVLLVGVTAVAGFGLYWFQPWKLWQDETVREALPGAVTAAPAAPAATAAPGGAPSGTASTAPPPGPVTLASGELISHEHATTGTVSLVRLADGSRVVRLEGLDTSNGPDLRVWLTDAPVKEGRAGWHVFDDGRYVDLGALKGNKGSQNYAIPEDADPSAWTSVSIWCDRFDVSFGAAELAPAA; encoded by the coding sequence ATGGGACGCGTGCGCGACGGGCTGTTCAGGCCGTGGACGGCCGTGCTGCTGGTGGGGGTGACCGCCGTGGCGGGCTTCGGGCTGTACTGGTTCCAGCCGTGGAAGCTGTGGCAGGACGAGACGGTGCGGGAGGCACTGCCCGGGGCCGTGACGGCCGCCCCGGCCGCCCCGGCCGCGACGGCGGCCCCGGGCGGAGCCCCGTCCGGCACGGCGTCCACCGCGCCCCCGCCCGGCCCGGTGACCCTGGCGAGCGGCGAGCTGATCAGCCATGAGCACGCGACCACCGGCACGGTGAGCCTCGTGCGGCTGGCCGACGGCAGCCGAGTGGTGCGGCTGGAAGGGCTCGACACCAGCAACGGCCCCGACCTGCGCGTGTGGCTGACCGACGCGCCGGTGAAGGAGGGGCGGGCCGGCTGGCACGTCTTCGACGACGGCCGGTACGTCGACCTCGGAGCGCTGAAGGGCAACAAGGGAAGCCAGAACTACGCCATCCCCGAGGACGCGGACCCGTCCGCCTGGACCAGCGTCAGCATCTGGTGCGACCGCTTCGACGTCTCCTTCGGAGCGGCGGAACTCGCCCCGGCGGCCTGA